The genomic region ttttggtagttcctaggatagcaaagtccactaaaggaggtagagctttctcacatttggctcccaaactctggaatagccttcctgataatgttcggggttcagacacactctctcggtttaaatctagattaaaaacacatctctttcgccaagcatacgaataatgtatcttttaaattgtgagtgtagttgcatctgatcaaatgtgcatttttattcattagcttgggttaaactaattttactttgttggatcagcagctatgctaatgatgtctctattttgtttttatgttttgccatgggatttatatcccgtggtaactaggatttacacaagctccagtctggatccagaacacctgagaagagatgatgctgaccctcagaggaccccagatgatgctaaccttgaatcaacaaacagaactaacaattattgctaaatgtgtgactgcatcatataaaactattaattactaatattgatagttcatcgtctagctgactacgtcttgtattattttttttttttttaattttttctaaaatcatgtcaaacgtgcacaaactactagctactactaaatattgtagaaacataatttcctgtaaagttgctttgtaacgatttgtattgtaaaaagcgctatacaaataaaacttgaattgaattcttgtttttttatatgttaaaaagttttaattcccTTTAGTCCGTTTGTTTCCCCCAGATAATCAGATCGATTGTAAATGAATGTAGAGCATTCTTAAGATCCTGAAAAGCCTGCTCCACCTCCTCAGTCCACCGAATCTGGTTCGGACAGTTTTTCCACGTTAGATCTGTAAGGACAGCTGCTCTCACAGAAAAGTTGGGTACAAACCTCCTGTATCAGTTTGCCATTCCCAGAAAGGATCTTACCTGAGACTTTGTCTGAGGTATGGGGCAATTCTTTATTGTTTATTGCCTAGATGCTTTGAACTTGATGTTTAATAACTCCATGGCCAAATACCATACCCCAAGTACTCAGTTTCTGCCTTTGCCATGGCACATAGCTGATCTAATGTGGTTAACAACAACATTCAGATGTTGCAGGTGCTCTTCCCAAGTCGAATTGTGAATGACATTGTCATCTAAATATGCAGCTGTAAAGTCAATTTTGAAAGTATCTGATCGATGAGCAGTTGGAAAGTTGCAGCAGCTCCATGAAGGCCAAAGGGCATCTTACAGAAATGATAAAGGCCCCAAGGGGTCCGGAATGCTGTCAGCTCCCGGGACCTTACTCTCAACAGGACCTGCCAATAACCTTTAGCTAAATCAATTGTGGTTAAATAATTGGCTTTACCCAAACGGTCAATGACTTCCTCGATTCTAGGAGCCAGATAGATTCAAATTTTGACACAGAGTTAAGATATCTGAAGTCAATGCAAAACAGTAGGCTGCCATCCTTTTTAGGCACCAAAACAACTGTGCTGCACCATTCACTTTTTGATAGTTCCACAATCTTCATTTCTAACATTTCATCTAGCTCCACATGCAAAGCTTCTAGGAGCCACTCAGGTATTCTATAGCTCATACGTTTTGGGCAAGTTCCTTCTCTGAGCACAATGTCATGCTCAACTACTGTAAGTTTGTATGTCCTGGTCTCCTCTGAAAAACTCTAAACAACCTCTGAATTTCAAACTGTTGACTTTGAGACAGGTGACTCAGTGACTAGAAGTAGCTGAAACTGGTAGATACTGGGCCTctacctcttcctcatcctctacCTTCCGAATCATAAATGCCCCCCTGCATCCTTTGATATAGAAAACCACACTTTGAGCACACTTTTAACATGCAAATTCTATTTCGAACATTTCTGACCCAGAGTGGCAACTTCATATGTAACCAGCCACAGCTTCCTCAGTACTTCAAAAGAACCCTGCCATTTGGCAGAAAATTTACTCGATTCAGTGGGCAACATCACCAATACCTGAGTATCTGACTCAAAGTTTCTTGTCCTGGCTTTCTGGTCATACCAGGTCTTTTGCAATTTTTATACTTCGGCCATATGTTCCTGAGCCAATGTACCCATGGCTTCCAGCTTCTCATGCATCTGAACCACAAAGTCAACAATCAGAGTGAGACTTACACAGTCTTGTCCTCCATTCCACATGTCCTTCAGCAGTACCAGCACTCCCCGCACTTCCCATCTCTATAGTAACTCAAATGGGGAAAATCCAGTCGAGGCCTGAGGAACTTCCCTGTAGGCAAAAAGCAGATATGGGAGCTCCTGATCCCAATCATCACTCTTATCCACAACAAACTTACGAAGCATTTGTTTCAGAGTTTGATTGAAGTTTTCTGTTAACCCATTAGTTTGTGAGTGATAAGGGGTGGTCCTTACTCCCTTTATACCCAACAACTTATACACCTGTTTTAATAATTCTGACATTAAGTTAGATCCTTGATCTTTTACTATACTTTTAGGAAAACCTACTTCTAGAAAACAGTTGTATGAGGGCAGAAGCTACTGCTCGAGACTTAATGGATTTGAGGGGATAAACTTCTGGATATCATGTGGCATAGTCTGTGATGTCCAACATATAACCGTTTCCTGCTTTAGTTTTCTCTAAAGGCCCAACAATATTCATACCTAGCTGCTCAAAAGGTATCCCAATAATGTGAAGAGGCTTAAGAGGAGCCCTAATAGGGACCCGTAGAGAAGTCTGTTGAGACTGTAGACAAGTTTTACAGTCTGTGTTACGTGACCATGGTAACAACTGGTACAACATAACATACAAAAACCATAGACGCAGTGacattgcaaaaataatttagtttaatgcaataataatttttacataaacaGAGCGTGgtggtaaaaataacaaaacaaacagaaagaaaatccTGATCTCACATAACTACAACACAAGATAAAACTTACCTACCTCCCgaccaaaaacaaaatacaaagtttACCGTGAGTCTTCCAGGTCCTCTAATCGCTGCACTAACTAATCTAaactaaataacatgaaaacacCAATCACCAGAATCTACACCACCACCGCTCTAAAAATCAACTATAAACACAAACATCAATCCCATACCGGAACACGTGCTTGTGGAAACGGAAATATTAgctcaacacaaaaaaaaacctccACAAAGATCATAAGCTAAGCCGTGCGAGCCCAGCGAGACACCACGGAGCTGCGCTCCATCTGCCAGCGGGAGCAGATCAGAATGAAAGGAGAGCCCCCCTCGCTGTACATCAAACAAGGCATCTTTAAAGTAGGTTGCCCCACCCACTAACAGCAAACACCTGGACATCATTTACCTAGAGGAGAAAGAAGAAATAACGGGAGCATAACCGCAATTAAGCAGCTCAAACTATTCTTACCTACTTACTTACTGCCCATTATGCCTCTGGCATGTAGGGCAGCAACGAAGGTTCTCCACTCTGGTCGATTCTGGGCTTTTTTCTGGATATCTCCCCATGTCAGGTTCATAGATTTAATTTCTTCCTCTACTGTGCGACGCCAGGTGATCTTGGGTCGTCCTCTCTTTCTTCTGCCTTCGGGTGTCCAATGAAGGGCTACTCTTGGGATGCTGTCGTGTTCTCTTCTCAAAACATGTCCAATCCAGTTCCAGCGCCGCTTTGTTATGATGTTTGCCATGCTGTCTTGTTGACATCTTGTTAACAGATCCTTGTTTGATATCTTGCTTGGCCAAAAAATCCGACAGATTCTTCTCAGACTCCTTGTGTGGAAGACTGACAGTTGACGTATGTCATTTTCTGTCATTCTCCAGCTTTCTGCGCCATACAGAAGAGTGGATAGAACGCAGCTCTGATATAATTTGAGTTTTGTCTTGTTTCTGTATTGCTGAGACTTCCAGATGTTGTTTAGCATTCTGAATGCATTTCTGGCTTtgtttattctatttttaatgtcattatgtGCACCCCCATCATATCTTACAATACTCCCAAGATAGGTGAACTCATTTGTTGTTAATAGAGCTTCTCCATTTACATGTATTGGTAATGGATCTGAGATGTTTAGCGCCATCACTTCAGATTTTTTCTGGTTTATTTTCAGGCCAACTTGCTGTGCAAAGTAGCTGAGACGTGATGTTTTCTCTTGCATGTGTTGGTGAGTGTGTGAGACAAGAGCCAGATCATCAGCAAAATCAAGGTCTTCCAATGCTGAGAAGAGGGTCCATCGTATACCTCTTGTTTGGTCTTCTGTTGTGCGGCGCATCACCCAGTCGATAACGATGTTAAAGAGCAATGCTGACATCACACATCCTTGTCTGACTCCTGTCTTTACCTGGAACACCAGGCTACTGCTTCCCACTCGGCATTTAAAGTTGGCATAGAAGGTCTTGATGAGGTCCACTATGTGTTGTGGAATTCCATACAACCTTAAGATGTTCCAGAGGCCTTCTCGGTGTATACTATCGAATGCCTTTTCAAAGTCGATAAAATTGATGTATAATTGCCTCTGCCATTCTGTGCATTGTTCTATGATGTTACTGTCACGGAACCACCAGTAACACCTGCCACACCATCAGAGTCCGATCACCTGACTCCTCCCATCCGCTCATTATCCCCTGATTATTGAAGTCACCGCACCTGCACCTGATCACCACTACCTCTTCATAAGCCCTCAGCTCCTGTCACTCTCTGTCTGGTCTCGTCAGAGAAACAACGACTCTACTACCTAAACCTCGCTAGTATCATCTGAATATCCTCCGTCTGATCACCCAGCTTGCCTGCCACCATCTGTTCTCCGTTCCCGATCACGTAATTCCTGCCTATATCCTATTAAACCTCTACTTACCTGAATCAcctgttgtctctctcttctgtccgtGACAGTTACGAAGTGCAAATATTTGATCAATACAGCCCCTCCCCTTACGGAATCCTGCCTGTTCATTCCTGAGTTTCTTATCCACTGCCTCTGTAAGACGCTGCTCAATGATTTTTGCCTTGATTTTGCTTGGTATCGATAGGAGTGTAATTCCGCGCCATTTATTACAATCTCTCAAGTTGCCCTTCTTTGGTATCTTTATGATAATTCCTTCTGACCAGTCATCAGGTATTTCTTTTCCCTCCCAGATGGTTTTGAAAAGTGGTTGAAGTATTTTGGAGGCGAGATCTGGGTCTGCTTTAAAAAGCTCTGCATTCAGGTTATCTTGGCCAGGGGCTTTTCCATTTTTTTGGGATTTAATGGCTGAGACAATTTCTTCCTTTGTTGGTGGTTCAATGCTAATGTCCAGGTCATTATCTGCATGCTGGATATTTGGTTCTGTTGTGGGTGGTGGTCTGTTTAGAACTTCCTGAAAGTGCTCTGCCCATCGGGCTTCTTGTTGTGACTCAGTTGTCAATAGCTGACCCTTTTTGTCTACTATTGGTGCTTCAGTTGTTCGTCTGTGTTTGCCACTCACTATTTTAGTGATCTTGTAGACTTTTCCTTGCTCCCCTTTCCTAGCTGCCTCTTCTGCTTGACTTGCAAGATTTTCTAGATATGCCCGCTTGTCTGCTCTAGCTTTCCTTCGCACTACTTTGTTTGTTTCTTGGTATTGTTTCCTGTATTTTTCTTTAAGCCGTTCAGACTTTGCCTCATTTACTTTCTTCTTTAAGGCCCTTCTATTTTCTACAGTTTGCCATGTGTCATCACTTAACCATTCCTTCTTTTCCTTGTGCTTGTATCCAAGACAGGCTTCACTGGTCTTCACATAGGTTGTTTTGGTCTGTTCCCACATAGTGTTGATATCATCTGATTTTGGCTCTGTATGATCCAACATATCTGCTAATGCTTGAAATCTGTTCTTTAGTTGTAGCACAAAATAACCTCTGACCTTTGTGTCATTTAGCTTTCCGACATCAAATTGCTTTCTGGCTATTTTTCTGCTTCCTGTTTTCTTAAGCTTTATTCTCAGCACAGCTGTGACTAGGTGGTGATCACTACCAACGTCTGCTCCTCGTTTGACCTTAACATCAAGTAAAGAGCGTCTCCATGTGCCATTTATTATGAGATGATCTATTTGATTTTGATCCTTTCCGTTTGGAGAGTGCCATGTTAGTTTGTGAATGACCTTGTGTTGGAACAAGGTTCCCCCAATGACGAGGTCATGCATGGTGCAAAACTCTGCTAACCTCTCCCCATTCTCATTCATGACACCACAGCCTTCCCTTCCCATCGCCCTGTCGTGTTCTGTGTTGTTGTTTCCCATTTTGGCGTTTAGGTCCCCCATCACTATCCTCATGTCATGTCTGGGTGTAGTTTCCAGTACAACCTGCAGTTGTTCGTAGAATTCATCCTTCCTAGTGTCATCGCTGTCATTTCTTGGAGCATAGCACTGGATGATAGTTGTGTTAATTTGCTTCCCCCTTACCCTTATCTTCATGAGCCTACTGTTGACAGGTTTCCACTCTATCAAGCTCTTTTCTACTTCTTTCTTTAGAATGATGGCTACTCCTTCCCTATGTTGGTGGTCATCTCTTCCTGAGTACAGCACTGTTTCCCCTGTGCTTGTTGTGAGTCTCCCTGATCCTGTCCATCTACTTTCACTTACTCCAAGTATATCTATGTTGTATCTTCTCATCTCTGATATCACTTGTGCTAATTTGCCTGTATCGTACATTGTTCTTACATTCCAAAATCCTATCCTAGTCTTAAGTTTGGCATTCAGAATTTCCACCTTCCTGTCACTGGCTTCCTTTCGGCTTTCACCAATGGCGTTCATCCAAGCATCTGACGATAGCCCTGGAAGTCCATCACGCCCAGTAGCGTCGATTCCTTCTGTTGCTGTTTCCGTAACGTGCTTGTTTTTACAAGACAGAGTTGTTAGCCCTGTGCTAAACCTCCAACCTCCAAACTATTCAAATCGCGCTTAATAGCGTAACAGTCTGTTACAGTCTTAAGTCTACCTAAATGGCCTGACCAGGGTACAGAATGACCCAAAGAAAGGACTAATTCTCTGCCCACCCTGGAAACCACCAACTGCGGCTCAGGTGCCGTTTACGAAAAAGACCCCATTGCAGAGGCAAAAGATTTCCTTCCACCTCTGGCTGGCCTGCCACTGATCTCTCCTCCACCCACTTGTACAGGGGACCAACTACATTGTCATTTTTCTGCAATTGTACTATGTCTCGAGGTATTTTATAGCCCAGTGTGTTCTCAGGGGCACTTTTCCCCCTCTTGAATGGCTGGTGTGACCTCTGTTTTTTAGTTACACCATTGAGAAATAAGGCCAAATTAGTTCGCACTCTAGAGCCCTGTACCAGAGTATGTTTCTGGTGTGAATGGCAATGCATCAGCTAGAATGAATGACTGGGTTGCTCCTGTGTCCCTTAGAACAGAGATTTTCCATATGGCAGAGTATGGCAGTTGCCATAACTTAGCCTCAACTGGTGTGTCATGATAAATTAGCCAAACTTCATATCTCTAAttctctattttattttgttattactcTTTTAAATCAGagggttttacaaatatttaatcaatGACAAGCATTAAGAAATATCAAATAGCAATAGCAATAGTCAGTAAAAC from Carassius auratus strain Wakin unplaced genomic scaffold, ASM336829v1 scaf_tig00036711, whole genome shotgun sequence harbors:
- the LOC113082683 gene encoding uncharacterized protein LOC113082683, which produces MNAIGESRKEASDRKVEILNAKLKTRIGFWNVRTMYDTGKLAQVISEMRRYNIDILGVSESRWTGSGRLTTSTGETVLYSGRDDHQHREGVAIILKKEVEKSLIEWKPVNSRLMKIRVRGKQINTTIIQCYAPRNDSDDTRKDEFYEQLQVVLETTPRHDMRIVMGDLNAKMGNNNTEHDRAMGREGCGVMNENGERLAEFCTMHDLVIGGTLFQHKVIHKLTWHSPNGKDQNQIDHLIINGTWRRSLLDVKVKRGADVGSDHHLVTAVLRIKLKKTGSRKIARKQFDVGKLNDTKVRGYFVLQLKNRFQALADMLDHTEPKSDDINTMWEQTKTTYVKTSEACLGYKHKEKKEWLSDDTWQTVENRRALKKKVNEAKSERLKEKYRKQYQETNKVVRRKARADKRAYLENLASQAEEAARKGEQGKVYKITKIVSGKHRRTTEAPIVDKKGQLLTTESQQEARWAEHFQEVLNRPPPTTEPNIQHADNDLDISIEPPTKEEIVSAIKSQKNGKAPGQDNLNAELFKADPDLASKILQPLFKTIWEGKEIPDDWSEGIIIKIPKKGNLRDCNKWRGITLLSIPSKIKAKIIEQRLTEAVDKKLRNEQAGFRKGRGCIDQIFALRNCHGQKRETTGDSGK